In the genome of Acidovorax sp. 69, the window ATCTGCCGGACACCGACGCCGCCCCCGTGGCCCGCCTGCGTGGCGTGGGCCAGCGCTACGGGCGGACTGTGGCGCTCGATGGGATTGACCTGGAATTGGCCGCAGGCCGCATGGTGGGCCTGATCGGGCCGGATGGCGTGGGCAAGTCCAGCCTGCTGGCCCTGGTGGCGGGCGCACGCGCGGTGCAGCAGGGCACCGTGGAGGTTCTGGGCGGCGACATGGCCCAAAGCCGCCACCGCAGCCGGGTGTGCCCCCGCATCGCCTACATGCCGCAGGGGTTGGGCAAGAACCTGTACCCCACGCTGTCGGTGGAAGAGAACCTGCAGTTCTTTGGCCGCCTGTTCGGGCACGACGCGCCCGAGCGGCGCCGCCGGATTGATGAACTCACGCGCAGTACCGGCCTGTATCCGTTTTTGGCGCGGCCCGCGGGCAAACTCTCGGGCGGCATGAAGCAAAAGCTGGCGCTGTGCTGCGCGCTGATCCACGACCCGGACCTGCTGATCCTTGACGAGCCCACCACGGGCGTGGACCCGCTGGCGCGCGCCCAGTTCTGGGACCTGATCGGCCGCATCCGCGCCGCGCGGCCGGGCATGAGCGTCATCGTGGCCACGGCCTACATGGAAGAGGCACAGCGCTTTGAATGGCTGGTGGCGATGGACGAAGGGCGCATCCTGGCCACCGGCACCCCCGCCGAGTTGATGGCCCGCACTGGGCACGATACGCTGGAGCAGGCCTTTGTAGCCCTGTTGCCCGAGGCCAAGCGCCGGGGCCACCAAGCGGTGCAGATCCCGCCGCTGGACCGTGCGCAGGCCCATGACGCCGCCAACGTCGCCATCGAGGCGCGCGACCTGACCATGCGCTTTGGCGATTTCGTGGCGGTGGACCATGTGAGCTTTCGCATCCAGCGCGGCGAGATCTTTGGCTTTCTGGGCAGCAATGGTTGCGGCAAGTCCACCACCATGAAGATGCTCACCGGCCTGCTGCCCGCCAGCGACGGGCAGGCCTGGCTGTTCGGCCAGCCGGTGGACCCCAAGGACATGGCCACGCGGCGGCGTGTGGGCTACATGTCGCAGGCGTTTTCGCTGTACAGCGAGCTGTCGGTGGAGCAAAACCTGGTGCTGCATGCCCGGTTGTTCCATGTGCCTGAACCCGAGGTCCCAGCGCGCGTGTCTGCCATGCTGGAGCGCTTTGACCTGCAGGCCGCCTGCAGCGCACTGCCCATGAAGCTGCCCCTGGGCATGCGCCAGCGCCTGTCGCTGGCCGTGGCCATGGTGCACCAGCCCGAGCTGCTGATCCTGGACGAGCCCACCTCGGGCGTGGACCCGATGGCGCGCGACAACTTCTGGCGCCTGATGGTGGAGCTGGCACGGCGCGACAAGGTCACCATTTTCATCTCCACCCACTTCATGAACGAGGCTGAGCGCTGCGACCGCATCTCGCTGATGCACGCGGGGCGGGTGCTGGAGAGCGCTGCGCCGCAGGACATCGTGGCAAAGCGCGGCGCCGCCACGTTGGAAGAAGCCTTCATCGGCTATCTGGAGGATGCTGCGAGCACCTCACCGGTCCAGGCAGCCGTGGACGCTTCCGAGCACCCCGCGCCACCCCCGGCGCCCATCCCCACCGCTCCCACCTGGCCCACCCGCCTGCGCCAAAGCCTGGCCCGCATCCACAGCACCCAGTGGCGCGAATCGCTGGAGCTGCGCCGCGACCCGGTGCGCGGCGCCATGGCGCTGCTGGGCTCCTTGATCCTGATGTTTGTGATGGGCTACGGCATCAGCATGGACGTGGAGAACCTGCGTTTTGCCGTGCTGGACCGCGACCAGACCGCGCTGAGCCGCGCCTACACGCTGAACCTGGCGGGCTCGCGCTACTTCACCGAGCAGCCCCCGCTGTCCACCTACGCTGAGCTGGACCAGCGCATGCGCTCCGCCGAGATATCGCTGGCGCTGGAGATCCCGCCCGGCTTTGCGCGCGACGTGGCACGCGGCCAGCCGGTGCAGATCGGCGCGTGGGTGGACGGCGCCATGCCCCAGCGCGCCGAAACCGTCATCGGCTACGCCCAGGGCCTGCACCAGCAGTGGCTGGTGGAACAAAGCCGCAGCCGCACGGGCGTGGTGCCCCGGGGCCTGCTGGAGGTGGAGCCGCGCTACCGCTACAACCCCGATGTGCGCAGCCTGCCGTCCATGGTGCCCGCCGTGATCCCGCTGCTGCTGCTGATGCTGCCCGCCATGCTCACGGCCCTGGCCGTGGTGCGCGAGAAGGAGTTGGGCTCCATCATCAACCTGTATGTCACGCCCACCACGCGCACCGAATTCATGCTGGGCAAGCAGCTGCCCTATGTAGTGCTGGCCTTGTTCAATTTTGGCCTCATGTGCCTAGCCGCAGTGACGGTGTTTGGGGTGCCCATCACCGGCAGCTTTGCAACCCTGACGCTGGGCGCCGTGCTGTTCAGCCTGTGCTCCACGGGCATGGGCCTCTTGGCCTCTACCGTCACGCGCAGCCAGATTGCGGCGATGTTCTTTGCCATGGTGGGCACTCTCATCCCAGCGGTGCAGTTTGCGGGGCTCATCAACCCGGTGTCGTCCATGACGGGTTTTGCGCGCTGGGTGGGCGACGTGTACCCGGCCAGCCACATGTTCACCATCAGCCGGGGGGTGTTCAACAAGGCACTCGCTTTGCAAGACCTGCAGGCCGAGTTCTGGCCCATGCTGGTGGCGGTGCCGGTCATCGTCGGTGCTGCGATCGCACTCCTTAGAAAGCAGGAGAGCTGAGTGACGCACAACCTTGCTATAGCTGTCTTCGAGCCTTTGCCCGCAGAAACTGGCGCGGCACAGGCCAGTGGCTGCCGCGCAAGGGCCGCCCCGCCGCGCTGGCAGCGTCCCCCTTCCCGCGCAAAGCGCGAGAGAAGGGGGAAGGCGCGCAGCGCCACAGGGGGATGGGCATGATTCACTGGTCGAACATTTTCAGGTTGGGCATCAAGGAGCTGTGGAGCCTGTGGCGCGACCCGGCCATGCTGTTCCTCATCGTCTACACCACCACGCTGGCGGTGTATTCGGCGGGCATGGCGCAGCCCGAGACGCTCTACCACGTGCCCATTGCCATCGTGGACGAAGACGATTCGGCCCTGTCCCAGCGCATCGCCACCGCGTTCTATGCGCCCCAGTTCACGCGCCCGGCCATGATCAACATGCGCGAGGTGGACCCGGGGCTGGACGCCGGCCGCTTCACGCTGGTGTTGCACATCCCCGCCCACTTCCAGCGCGAGGTGCTGGCGGGCCGGGTGCCGCAGGTGCAGCTCAACATCGACGCCACGCGCATGGGGCAGGCGTTTGCGGCCAACGGTGCCGTGCAGCAGATCGTGCAGCTGGAGGTGGCTGAGTTTGTACAACGCGACCGCACCGTGGCCGCCCAGCCCATCGAACTGACCGTGCGTTCGCGCTTCAACCCGGCGCTGAACCCCGCGTGGTTCGGCTCGCTCATGGAGCTGATCAACATCGTGACCATGCTTTCCATCATCCTCACCGGTGCCGCGCTGATCCGCGAGCGCGAGCATGGCACGGTGGAGCACCTGCTGGTCATGCCTGTCACCCCCGGCGAGATCATGCTGGCCAAGGTCTGGGCCATGGCGCTGGTGGTGCTGGTCGCCACCTGGGTGTCGCTCACGGCGGTGATTCGCTGGGCGATTGGTGTGCCCATCGAAGGCTCGGTGCCGCTGTTTCTGCTGGGGGCCACGCTGCACTTGTTTGCCACCACGTCCATGGGCATCTTCATGGCCACGGTGGCGCGCAGCATGCCGCAGTTTGGGCTGCTCATGGTGCTGGTGATGATGCCGCTGCAGATGCTGTCGGGCGGCGTCACCCCGCGCGAGAGCATGCCGCTGTGGGTGCAGTACGGCATGGCCCTGGCGCCCACCACGCACTTCACCGAACTGGCCCAGGCCATCCTCTATCGGGGCGCGGGCTGGGCGGTGGTGTGGCCGTCGCTGGTGTGGCTGCTGGGGATTGGGGCTGTGCTATTCAGCCTGGCGCTGGCGCGGTTTCGCAAGACGATTGCACGCATGGCGTAAAATGCGGGAAATGCTATTGAATGTATAGCTGCTAGCGCTTGGTAGATAAGCGCTAGAGGCTAGTTTGACGTGAAATTCACGCTGCCAGGCCGCCCGGGCAAGTGCAGCTCCGCCGTGGGGGCAGGCTGACTGGCCACCCGCTGGCCGCGCCGCCATACCCCCAGGCGCGCTGCGCGCAGGCGAATGGCCTCCACGGGGTTGCGCGCATGCAGCAGCACCAAGTCGGCATGGCAGCCGGGCGCAATGCCGTAGCCCTCCAGCCCCAGCAGGCGCGCGGGGTTCACCGTCACCGCATCAAAACACTGCCGCATCGCCGTCTGGCTGGTCATCTGGCCCACGTGCAGGCCCATGTGCGCCGCCTCCAGCATGTCGGCGCTGCCGCCGCTGTACCAGGGGTCGAGCACGCAGTCGTGGCCAAACGCCACCGTCAGGCCTGCGGCCATCAGCTCGGGCACGCGGGTCATGCCCCGGCGCTTGGGGTAGGTGTCGTGGCGGCCCTGCAGCGTGATGTTGATGAGCGGGTTGGCCGCCACGCCCAGGTCGGCCTCGGCCATCAGGGGGATGAGTTTGCTCACGTAGTAGTTGTCCATGCTGTGCATGGAGGTGAGGTGCGAGCCCGTCACGCGGCCGTGCAGGCCCAGGCGCTGGGTTTCAAAGGCCAAAGTTTCCACATGGCGTGACAGCGGGTCGTCGGACTCGTCGCAGTGCATGTCCACGCGCTTGCCTCGCTCCGCGGCCAGTTCGCAGAGGATCTTCACGCTCTCGGCGCCCTGGGCCATGGTGCGCTCGAAGTGTGGGATGCCACCCACCACATCCACGCCCATGTCCAGCGCCCTCTTCAGGTTGTCGAGCCCGCCGGGCGCACGCAGCACGCCGTCTTGCGGGAAGGCCACGAGTTGCAGGTCCAGATACGGCGCCACGCGCTGTTTCACATCCAGCAGGGCCTGCACCGGCAGAAGGCTCGGGTGGCTGGTGTCAACGTGCGAACGGATCGCCAGCAGCCCGCGTGCCACAGCCATGTCGCAGTACCGCAGGGCGCGCTCTACGATGGCGTCGTGCGTCAGCGTGGGCTTGAGTTCGCCCCACAGCGCAATGCCTTCGAGCAGGGTGCCGCTTTCGTTCACGCGCGGCTGGCCGTAGCTCAGGGTCGAATCCATGTGGAAATGCGCGTCCACAAACGGGGGGCTGACCAGCAGGCCGCCCGCGTCCAAGGTTTCGTGCGCGGGGGCTTGCAGGCCCTCGGTCACTTCGGCAATGCGGCCGTCTTGCACGGCAATCGACATGTTCTGGCGACCGTCGGGCAGGGTGGCGTGGGTGATGAGCAGGTCAAGCATGGGGTGGGCAGTTCGTATCGGGGTGTCGGGTTTTTTCAAGACCTG includes:
- the rbbA gene encoding ribosome-associated ATPase/putative transporter RbbA — protein: MACSAGRQGRAVNLPDTDAAPVARLRGVGQRYGRTVALDGIDLELAAGRMVGLIGPDGVGKSSLLALVAGARAVQQGTVEVLGGDMAQSRHRSRVCPRIAYMPQGLGKNLYPTLSVEENLQFFGRLFGHDAPERRRRIDELTRSTGLYPFLARPAGKLSGGMKQKLALCCALIHDPDLLILDEPTTGVDPLARAQFWDLIGRIRAARPGMSVIVATAYMEEAQRFEWLVAMDEGRILATGTPAELMARTGHDTLEQAFVALLPEAKRRGHQAVQIPPLDRAQAHDAANVAIEARDLTMRFGDFVAVDHVSFRIQRGEIFGFLGSNGCGKSTTMKMLTGLLPASDGQAWLFGQPVDPKDMATRRRVGYMSQAFSLYSELSVEQNLVLHARLFHVPEPEVPARVSAMLERFDLQAACSALPMKLPLGMRQRLSLAVAMVHQPELLILDEPTSGVDPMARDNFWRLMVELARRDKVTIFISTHFMNEAERCDRISLMHAGRVLESAAPQDIVAKRGAATLEEAFIGYLEDAASTSPVQAAVDASEHPAPPPAPIPTAPTWPTRLRQSLARIHSTQWRESLELRRDPVRGAMALLGSLILMFVMGYGISMDVENLRFAVLDRDQTALSRAYTLNLAGSRYFTEQPPLSTYAELDQRMRSAEISLALEIPPGFARDVARGQPVQIGAWVDGAMPQRAETVIGYAQGLHQQWLVEQSRSRTGVVPRGLLEVEPRYRYNPDVRSLPSMVPAVIPLLLLMLPAMLTALAVVREKELGSIINLYVTPTTRTEFMLGKQLPYVVLALFNFGLMCLAAVTVFGVPITGSFATLTLGAVLFSLCSTGMGLLASTVTRSQIAAMFFAMVGTLIPAVQFAGLINPVSSMTGFARWVGDVYPASHMFTISRGVFNKALALQDLQAEFWPMLVAVPVIVGAAIALLRKQES
- a CDS encoding amidohydrolase family protein, which produces MLDLLITHATLPDGRQNMSIAVQDGRIAEVTEGLQAPAHETLDAGGLLVSPPFVDAHFHMDSTLSYGQPRVNESGTLLEGIALWGELKPTLTHDAIVERALRYCDMAVARGLLAIRSHVDTSHPSLLPVQALLDVKQRVAPYLDLQLVAFPQDGVLRAPGGLDNLKRALDMGVDVVGGIPHFERTMAQGAESVKILCELAAERGKRVDMHCDESDDPLSRHVETLAFETQRLGLHGRVTGSHLTSMHSMDNYYVSKLIPLMAEADLGVAANPLINITLQGRHDTYPKRRGMTRVPELMAAGLTVAFGHDCVLDPWYSGGSADMLEAAHMGLHVGQMTSQTAMRQCFDAVTVNPARLLGLEGYGIAPGCHADLVLLHARNPVEAIRLRAARLGVWRRGQRVASQPAPTAELHLPGRPGSVNFTSN
- a CDS encoding ABC transporter permease gives rise to the protein MIHWSNIFRLGIKELWSLWRDPAMLFLIVYTTTLAVYSAGMAQPETLYHVPIAIVDEDDSALSQRIATAFYAPQFTRPAMINMREVDPGLDAGRFTLVLHIPAHFQREVLAGRVPQVQLNIDATRMGQAFAANGAVQQIVQLEVAEFVQRDRTVAAQPIELTVRSRFNPALNPAWFGSLMELINIVTMLSIILTGAALIREREHGTVEHLLVMPVTPGEIMLAKVWAMALVVLVATWVSLTAVIRWAIGVPIEGSVPLFLLGATLHLFATTSMGIFMATVARSMPQFGLLMVLVMMPLQMLSGGVTPRESMPLWVQYGMALAPTTHFTELAQAILYRGAGWAVVWPSLVWLLGIGAVLFSLALARFRKTIARMA